In the Theobroma cacao cultivar B97-61/B2 chromosome 1, Criollo_cocoa_genome_V2, whole genome shotgun sequence genome, one interval contains:
- the LOC18612813 gene encoding uncharacterized protein LOC18612813 isoform X1, which translates to MQQILQWLFKVAHEQGEQNTTSPSNKKTAEDQEGKPREIILSKHRRSKSKKFKPFIFLCNRDAAKACFYSTIYLRRTGSSHRRQHCAQPMKMKKEDIARGLVVGHKSDLATHAGNKVLPLIDAALSSSTDKNDQCSTSGKKDKHKGDKTKAMSRMKELLRWAAAAKSERGKSIGRKVLHFRNRGALKSVPDDDQLSNDSPKISFRWDVESCSTTSSAFSGISATSSLKKDQTCNMVSLNSTPIHAVGLNRCSGRRGNWITTDSEFVVLEL; encoded by the exons ATGCAG CAGATCCTTCAGTGGCTCTTTAAGGTGGCACATGAACAGGGAGAACAAAATACTACTAGTCCTTCCAACAAGAAAACTGCTGAAG atcaagaagGTAAACCCAGGGAGATAATTTTGTCTAAGCATAGAAGATCAAAAAGTAAGAAGTTTAAACCATTTATATTTCTATGCAATAGAGATGCTGCAAAGGCTTGCTTCTATAGTACCATATATTTGAGAAGAACCGGGAGCTCCCACAGAAGACAGCATTGTGCCCAACccatgaagatgaagaaagaagATATTGCTAGAGGATTAGTTGTTGGTCACAAGTCGGATTTGGCTACTCATGCAGGGAACAAAGTTCTACCGCTAATTGACGCGGCATTATCATCCTCCACTGACAAAAATGATCAATGTAGCACCAGTGGAAAGAAAGACAAGCATAAAGGGGATAAAACAAAAGCCATGTCAAGAATGAAGGAGTTGTTGAGGTGGGCTGCTGCAGCAAAATCAGAGAGAGGAAAGTCCATTGGCAGAAAG GTTTTGCACTTCAGGAACCGTGGAGCTCTAAAATCAGTGCCAGATGATGATCAACTTAGCAATGACTCTCCTAAGATAAGTTTCAGATGGGATGTAGAGAGCTGCTCCACTACTTCCTCTGCCTTTTCAGGAATTTCAGCGACGTCTTCTTTGAAAAAGGATCAAACCTGCAACATGGTATCATTGAATTCAACTCCTATACATGCAGTTGGCCTAAATCGTTGCTCTGGCAGGAGAGGAAATTGGATAACTACGGACTCTGAAT TTGTGGTGTTGGAGCTATGA
- the LOC18612813 gene encoding uncharacterized protein LOC18612813 isoform X2 → MQILQWLFKVAHEQGEQNTTSPSNKKTAEDQEGKPREIILSKHRRSKSKKFKPFIFLCNRDAAKACFYSTIYLRRTGSSHRRQHCAQPMKMKKEDIARGLVVGHKSDLATHAGNKVLPLIDAALSSSTDKNDQCSTSGKKDKHKGDKTKAMSRMKELLRWAAAAKSERGKSIGRKVLHFRNRGALKSVPDDDQLSNDSPKISFRWDVESCSTTSSAFSGISATSSLKKDQTCNMVSLNSTPIHAVGLNRCSGRRGNWITTDSEFVVLEL, encoded by the exons ATGCAG ATCCTTCAGTGGCTCTTTAAGGTGGCACATGAACAGGGAGAACAAAATACTACTAGTCCTTCCAACAAGAAAACTGCTGAAG atcaagaagGTAAACCCAGGGAGATAATTTTGTCTAAGCATAGAAGATCAAAAAGTAAGAAGTTTAAACCATTTATATTTCTATGCAATAGAGATGCTGCAAAGGCTTGCTTCTATAGTACCATATATTTGAGAAGAACCGGGAGCTCCCACAGAAGACAGCATTGTGCCCAACccatgaagatgaagaaagaagATATTGCTAGAGGATTAGTTGTTGGTCACAAGTCGGATTTGGCTACTCATGCAGGGAACAAAGTTCTACCGCTAATTGACGCGGCATTATCATCCTCCACTGACAAAAATGATCAATGTAGCACCAGTGGAAAGAAAGACAAGCATAAAGGGGATAAAACAAAAGCCATGTCAAGAATGAAGGAGTTGTTGAGGTGGGCTGCTGCAGCAAAATCAGAGAGAGGAAAGTCCATTGGCAGAAAG GTTTTGCACTTCAGGAACCGTGGAGCTCTAAAATCAGTGCCAGATGATGATCAACTTAGCAATGACTCTCCTAAGATAAGTTTCAGATGGGATGTAGAGAGCTGCTCCACTACTTCCTCTGCCTTTTCAGGAATTTCAGCGACGTCTTCTTTGAAAAAGGATCAAACCTGCAACATGGTATCATTGAATTCAACTCCTATACATGCAGTTGGCCTAAATCGTTGCTCTGGCAGGAGAGGAAATTGGATAACTACGGACTCTGAAT TTGTGGTGTTGGAGCTATGA